The Streptomyces uncialis genomic interval AGCGACAGCCGGGAGTTGGTGACCGTGCCCTTGTCGAACTTGAGGTAGTAGCTCGGTGCCGCGGCGGACTGCTGTTCGGCCGGTGCGGCGGCGGGCTGGGCGCCCGCCTGACCGGCGGCGGTGACGGAGAACGCCACTCCGAGTGCCGCGACGGCGGCGACGGTGTTCCTCTTGGTCCTCGACTTGATCGTCATGTTCCTCGATCCCCCTGGATTCGGTGGTCCGTTGCGGAGCCGGATGCCCCCCGGTGGTGCTGCTCCGGGGCGACACGTCGACCATGCCGGGGCGGACTGGGAGGAAACCTTGGGGAAACCTTGGACGGGTCCGGGCGGGCCGCCGGGCGGGGGTGCGTGCGGCGGGCGGGAGTGCGTACGGCGGGCGGTGTCAGTCGGCCGGTGCGGTGAGCAGGGCGACGGCGGTGGCGAGGAGCCGGGCGTCGCTCTCCGGCGAGCGCCGGGAGGTGATGCCCGAGCGGAACAGGGACGCCCCCTCGATCAGCATGATGAACACCTCTGCGCGGGCCCGGCGGTCCGCGTCGGGCAGGGCGGGGCGGTGCCGCCGGATGTGCTCGGTGAGCCGCTCCCGGTAGTCGTGGTAGAAGGCCCGGACGGCGGTGGCGACCGTCTCGTCGAGCGCGGCGAGCGCCCACAGTTCGGTGAACAGTCGGACGAGGGCCGGGTCGTCCTGGTCTGCCAGCAGGGCGCGGACCAGTCCGGTGGCGTCAAGGGTCTCGGGGGCCGCCGCGAGCAGGGGGTCCAGCCGCTCCAGCGAGCGGCGCAGCACCCGGTCGAGGAGCGCGGCGACGAGGTCGGGGCGGGTCGGGAAGTAGTACTGGAGGTGGCCGAGCCGTACCCCGGCGGCCGTGGCGACGGCCCGCATGGAGAGTTCCGGGTATCCGGAGGCGAGCAGGACCGTCTCGGCGGCGTCCAGGAGCTCACCGCGCTTGCGTTCGCCCTTGCCGGTTCCGGCGGGGCCCGCCGGGGGCCGGGCGGGCGGCGGGCCCGTCATGCCGCGCGCTCCGCGGTCCGGTCCCGCGCGGTGTCGAGGGTGACACCCTGGGCGGCGAGAGCGGCGGCGACGCCGTCCGGGAGCGGGGTCTGTTCGGGCAGGACGACACCGGTGGGGGTGGGGGCTCCGTCCGCTCCGAGGACCCGGTGCAGCCCGAGGAGGCCGCCGACGGCGGTGAGGTGCGCCTGGCCGGCCGGGTCGGTGAGGGTCGCGGTGCGGGTGCGGCCGCCATGGGTGACGTCGACACGTACGAGCGCGGTGCCACCGTCGCCGGGCGCGTAGAGCAGGGAGCGGCGGGCGGAGGTGAAGCGGTCACCGCGGCCCCAGCGGAAGAAGCCGATCCGTTTCGCGGCGAGCAGCGCGGTGGTGGAGGCGGCGGAGTCGAAGCCGATCCTGGTGACGGCGGTGGTGGTGCCGAGCGTCAGCGGGAGGGTGAACTGCTCGGGGGTGTCGATCCGGGCGACCCGGGTGGGGAAGGCGCCGATCCGGACGCGGCGGGCGTCCCCGAGCGGTGCGACGCTGCGCCGCCGGCCGTCCTCGACGATCTCGTAGTCCAGGCCGAGCCGGTCCATGAACTCGACCGAGTCGGTGCCCGCCCGGTCGTTCAGGTCCCAGCGGATCGCCACGTCCACGGTGTCGGCGCCGCCGAGTTCATGGGCGAGGGCGGCCACCGCGAGGCTGATCACCCCGCCCATCCAGGCGGACGAGAGCAGGACCGGGGCGGTCGGCCGGCGCAGGGCCGCGACGGTGACCGCGCGCTGCACGCGGGCGGTCCAGCGGGTGAGGTCCACATAGGGCACCCCGCCGTCGAGCGCCGCGCGCAGTACCCGGTCGTCGGGGTCGTTGACGACGCTGACGACCGCGCGGACGGCCGACGCGAAGGGTTCGGGGTCCGCGAGGTCCCAGCGGACGGTGGTCGCGCCGGTCTCGCGGGCCAGGTCGGCGCCGCGCGCCACGGTCCGTCCGGCGAGCAGGAGGGGCCAGTGCGGTGCGGCCATCCGGGTGAGTTCCGCCCCGACGGTGCCGTATCCGCCGACGAGCAGGACGGGGCCGTCGGGGTCATGGGTGAGCTGGTCGTGTGGTGCGTGGTTCATGGAATCCACTATAGGTCATGCGACCTATAACTTTAGGTCGCATGACCTAATCAATGTGAGGGAGACGGCTCGGGAGCCGCAGCGGGGGTGCGTCGACGGGAGGCGCCGGGGCGGGCGCCTCCCGGCCTGCCCGCCCCGGCGCGGGTCACCGCTTCACACGCCCACAGTCACCAACTGGGCACGGGCCACGGTCATCCCGCCCTGGACGGCCTCGAAACGCAGCTCGCCCGGGCGGGTCCCGGTGGACCCGAGCGACAGCCGTACCGGCAGGTCGGTCTCGCAGAACCGGGTCGGCCGGAGATCGATCTCCCGCACCTCGACGCGCCCCCCGTGGCGCGCGTGGACGAGCTGGAGCGCCGCGTCCGCCAGCGCGAGCGCGGGGAGGTGGTCGTAAGCGGGGTCGTGGACCACCGGGTGGGCCGCGGGGACCCGCAGCAGCGCACGCGTCCCGTCGGGCGTGTGCCGCACCCCGGCCACGAACACGTTCTCCGGCCGCCGCCGTCCGACCTCCCCCGGGGTCGCGCTCCCGGCCGGGCCGTCGTCCGGCCGCTCGGCACGCAGCGCCGCGATCCGCAGCCGCCGCTCCTCGGCACGCAGCGCGGCGAGTCGACGGCTGTCGAGGATGGTGGCCCGCCCTTCGCAGCTCCCGGCCGAAGGGGCGCCGGGCGACCCCGTGGAGTGCGTCGCCGCGAAGGACCAGAAGGTGTCCCGGAGCCGTGCACGCCTCATCACATATCCCCCCGGCCCACCGGGCTCCCCGGGGCGGGGCGCCGGGACGACGGACGGCGCCGGACGGATCAGCCGGGCCCGCGCGATGGCGACGCACATCCCGGCGCGCCGGTCGCCCACCGCTTCGAAGGCCAGGAACGCCGCCGCGCGCCCCATTTCCAGGATCGTGCGCAGATCCACTCCGTCCTGACCCTCCGGCCGGTCACCGAAGTAGGGGTGACCGGCGGTGGGACGCGGTACGGCGGTGATCCGCTCTCCGTCGAAGGCCGCGGAGGCGAACAGGACGTTCTCCGGCCGCTCCCGGTCGACGAGACGCGGGGGCACCGTGTCGTACCGGCAGGGGTGACCCGGCGCGGGGGCGCCGAGCAGGGAGGTCTGGTCACAAGACGTGGTCATGTGTGGGCAAACGAGCAAACCTTCCTTCACGTAGCGCCTGTTCGGGGAACACTTCCGTCGCGTCAACACGGCGCCGCCGCACGGCGCGCGGGGATTCCCGGCGAGGCCGGGCGCGGGGGACCCGGCCGGGGCCCGCGCGTCATCCGTTCGGCTGACCCCGCACCCCGTGCGCGGCGCGACCCCGCCTTTTGACTGAATGTCGCCGGCTGACTACGTTGTGTCCGCCCGGTGGGGTGTGCCCGCCTTGAGGCGGGTTCCTCCGCCGCCCGGACCCGCTCTCCCCCATGCCCGCGCGACACCGCGCCCCGGGTGCCCCGCCCTGTCGGCCGGTCCCCGGCCCGCCCCCGGAAGGGACCCATGCCCGACCAGCACCGCTTCGTGGAGAACACTCTCGCCGTACTCGCCGCACGTCCGGACGCCGAGGCCGTGGTGCAGGGGCCGCGCCGGATCACCGCGGGCGAGTTCCGTGCCCTCGTCCTGCGGACGGCGCGGGCGCTGCGGCGCCGCGGGCTGCGCCGGGGGGACGGGGTGGCGCTGCTCGGCCGGAACTCGCCCGAGGTGATCGCCGTCCGGTACGCGGCCCATCTGCTCGGCTGCCGGGTCGGGCATCTGTCCACCGGACTGACGGCGAAGGCGCTGGCCGCGGGGGTCGAGGACATCGGCGCCCGGGTCCTGATCGCCGACCCCGCGTCGGCCGGCCTCGTCGCGGCCGCACCGGACCTGGCCGCCGTCCCCGATGTCCTGGCACTCGGGCCCGGGGGGCACGGTGACGACCTGCTCGCGCTCGCGGCCCGGGAGTCCGCCGACCCGGTGGAGTCCCCCACCGCGCCGGACGACCCCTGCGCGATCCATCACACGGGCGGCACCACGGGCCCGCCGAAGGGCATCTGCCGTACATACGGGCAGATCGGCGGGATCATCGCGGCGCCGCTGCCGCCCACGCTGGCGGAAGTGCCGGACGGGGAGCGGCTGTTGGTGTGCACCACGCTGACGATGTTCGGCGGGTTCCTCGCGGACCGGGTCCTGGCGCGGGGCGGCACGGTCGTCCTCCAGGACGGCTTCGACGCCGCCGCCGTACTGGACGCCGTCGAGAGGGAACGCGTCACCCGGCTGTTCCTGCCCCCGCCGCTGCTCTACGCGCTGATCGACCATCCCGCGGTCGGCGACCACGACCTCTCCGGTCTGCGCGTCCTGCTGTACGGAGCCTCCCCCGCCTCCCCCGCCCGTCTCGCCGACGCGCTGCGCACGCTCGGTCCGGTCCTCGTCCAGCACTACGGGCAGAACGAGGCGGGCAGCATCAGTCTGCTGGCCGCCGCCGACCACGACCCGGCCCGGCCCGAGCTGCTGCGCTCGGTCGGCAGACCACTGCCCGGTGTGTCGGTGGAGATCCGCGATCCGGCGGGCCGCGTCCTGCCGACCGGCCGGGTCGGGGAGATCTGGGTGCGCTCCCCCGGCCTGATGAGCGGCTACTGGAAGCGGCCCGACCTGACGGCCGAGGCCCTGCGCGACGGCTGGCTGCGCACCGGGGACCTCGGACGGTTCGGCCCCACGGGCCTGCTGACGCTCACCGACCGGATCAAGGACGTCATCGTGGTGGACACCGTGAACGTGTACACCACCGAGATCGAGCACACGCTCGACGCCCACCCCGAGGTACTGCACAGCGCGGTGTACGGGGTGCCGGACGCCGACGGGGTCGAGGAGGTCCACGCGACGGTCGTCAGGGCGCCCGGTGCGGCCGTCGACGCGGAGGCGCTGCGCGCCTGGGCGCGGCGGGAACAGAGTTCCGTGTACCGGCTCGCGAGGGTCGCCTTCACCGACCGGCTGCCGCTCACCGAGGGCGGCAAACCCGACAAGCGACTGCTGCGCCGGCTGACGGGCACCCCGGCCGGTTCCCTTCCGGGCACCCCGGCCACCTCTCTTCCTGGAGACCGGACATGACCGACGCACTGACCGCGGTCGAGCGGACCTCGCTGCTCACCGCGGCCACCCGGGGCCGTGAGCACGCACGGCCCGACCGGCTCTACAGCGACCCCTACGCGGCCCGGCTCGCGGGCGACGCGGGCCTCGCGCTGCTCACCGAGGCGGCCCGGATCATCCGGCCGGACGGACGGGTCCGGGCGATGGTCAGCACCCCCGACTTCGGGGTCATCCGCACCCGGCTGTTCGACGACTTCCTGCGTGCGGGCACCACGTCCGGCCGCGCCTCGCAGATCGTGCTCGCCGCCTCCGGGATGGACACCCGGGTGTACCGGCTGCCCTGGCCGCCGGGTACGCGGCTCTTCGAGATCGACCGGCCCCCGGTGCTCGCCCACAAGGCGGAGCGGCTGCGCGAGGTCGCGCCGCGCGCCGATCACCGGACGGTCCCCGCCGATCTGGTCACCGACGACTGGGAGCCCGCGCTGCTGGCCGCGGGCTACGATCCGGCGCGGCCCTCGCTGTGGGTCCTCGAAGGGCTGCTGCACTATCTGCCCCCGGCCGAGGTGCACCGACTGCTCGACCGGGTGGCCGCGATGACGGCGCCCGGCAGCGGTATCGCCGCGGATGTCGCCGGGGCCCGCGCCCTCACCTGTGAGTCGATGCGTCCCTTGTGGGAGCTGTTCGCCCGCTGGGGCAGCCCGTTCCGCTTCGGGGACGACCACCCCGTGGAACTGTTCGCCCGGCACGGCTTCAGCGTCGGCGCCACCGAGCCGGGCGCCGGTGACACCGCGGCGTACGGCCGCTGGCCCGACCCGGTCCCCGAGCCCTCGCGCACCGACGTGGCGCGCGGCTTCTACGTCCGAGGGACACGGAACGGGCCGCAGGACGACTCCCGCGACGGTCTGCCGGGCTGAGCGGCTCGCCGACCCCCCGTGCCCGGCGAGCCGTCCGCTCATGGTTCCGTCCGGCCCGGAGGCCGGGGGCCGTCCGGCCCGGCGCGTCCGACAGCGGCGGCCGGGCCGGACGGCGGGCGGTCAGATGCGGACCGACAGCAGCCAGGCGTCGTTCCTGCCCTGGAACGATTCACACTTGTAGATCAGGCCCCACAGGGGGTAGCCCGCCTGGCCCGCCGTGTGGCACGCGGCCGAGGTCGGGTAGACGCTGTGGGGGCGGAAGTACGGGTCCGCACTGGCGGCGGGCGCGGATGCCATGAGGAGCCCGGCGGTGGCGACAGTGGCTCCGGCGAGGACACCGAGACGTTTCAGCATGAACGCAACTCCCTTGTGGTACGAGCGATATGACGTGCCATCAGTGGTCACACGGGGCGCGTCCGCCCCTGACGACCCCCTGTGACCAGGCAGAAACGTAACGGCACCGCAGATGGCCGCACAAGAGGTCTGGACCAGCAGGGAGTTCGGTCCCGGAATGCCGACCGGGGCGGCGGATGTCAGTCGTTCGCGAAGCCCGCCCCGGAGGTTTCGGCGGCCTTGACGAGGGGCAATGCGCGCAGGGCCAGGGGCCAGCCGGGACGAGCGGCGGCGGACTCCGGTGGGACGCCCGTGAGTTCGCAGATCCGGGCGATGCGGTTGAGGACGGTGCTGCGGTGGCAGTAGAGCGCCTCGGCGGCCCGGGCCGCCGGGCAGCCGTTGTCGAGCCACACCCGCAGGGTGCCGAGCAGCACCTCGCGTTCCGCCCCGGTGGCCGGCACCGGGCCCAGATGCACGGCGACGATCCGTTCGGCGGTGTCCGGACGGCCGACGCGCAGGATCCCGGTGAGCCGGTCGTCGAACGCGGCGGCCTCACCGCGTCCGGCGGGCAGGGTCCGCAGGGGCTGTTCCGCGAGCCGCAGCGCAAGGCCCGCCCGGTCGAGCCGGTCGAACTCCGGCGAGAGTCCGGCCGTCGCGCCCATATCGTGGCGCAGCAGGTCCAGCAGCGGGCCGCTTCCCTCGCGCGGCAGCCGGACGATGCCCGCGAAGTGGCCGGCCCAGCCAGAACGACCACATGCCCCGGGCTTCGAGGACCGGTCCCGGATTCGGCGGGGCCGCCGGGTCCTGGGCGACGACGACCACCGCGTACCGGTCCTGGAGCGGCACGCCGAGCGCGGCCGACGCGGCGACCGCCACGGCCGGGTCGTCCGCCGCACGGCCGTCGAGGAGCGCGTCGAACAGGGCGACCCGCCGGGTGTCCTGACGGCTTTCCGGCTCCACCACCCGCGCCCGTCCTCGCGGTACGGCGGTGTCCGGCCTCGCGGTACGTCCCATGACTGACCACGCCGTGCGGCTGGGACCGGCCCCGCGGTTCAGACGGGGAAGCCCAGGGTGATCAGCAGACGCCGGGCCCGGTTCTCGCCGTGGAGGAGCGACCGGGTGAGCGGGCCGGTACCGTCCCCGCCCTCGAAGGCCTCCAGATACGTGTCGGGGTCCCGGTCGTCCTCGCCCAGCTGATGGCCGTCCCGCTCCACGGCGCGGCGCACGGTGAGGTAGTCGACGCCGAGGGCGTGCAGCGCCGCGCCGCCCGCGAACCGGTCGGCCACGTCGGCGCCGTCACCGTCGGCGGACGCGCCCGCCATGGCGAGGTGCGGGTATCTGACGGCGACCTCGTGGGTGGCGAGCACGGACAGCAGCAGGTGCTCGGTGCCGAGTGGCTGCTTCAGGGTGCCCGCCTGCTGGACCGCGTCGAAACCGAGCCAGCTGACGGGCGAAGCGGCGAGGTTGGCGCCCTTGGCGAGGCGCAGGAGCAGCCTTCGCCACAGGGAGGTGGCGGTCGGTGAGCGGCGCCCGAGGAGGGTGTCGCGGGTGGGCCACAGCTGCGGGGGCAGTCCGTCGTCGGCGGGCTCGAAGTCGCCCTGGTCGAGGCGTCGGAGCACCTCGGTGGCGTCGGTGCCGCAGAGGGTGAGCATCCGGGCGGCGCGGCTGGTGCCGTCGGCGAGGAGGCCGCGCAGCAGGTGTTCGGTGGTGTAGTGGTCGGACCCCGCGCTCCGCGCCTGGTCCATGGCGTGGGTGAGGGCGCGGACGGCGGCGCCGGACAGTCGGCGGCGCTTGTCGCCGTCGTCACCGAGCAGTTCGACGGACGGCACGCTGGTGTCGGTGTCGTCGGTGCTGTCCCAGACGGCGGCGCCGTCGTGGTGGTCGCGCAGCACGGCGAGCTGGGCGGTGACGGTGGCGCCCGCGACGGAGAGGGCCTTGGCCGCGTCGCTGCGGGTTCCCGCGATCCCGGCGAGCAGATGTTCCGTCGCGATGGTGTCGCTGCCGTCGGGGACCGCTCCCCACGCCGCTCCCATGACACCCGCCACCCGCCAGTGCGCCTGCGCTGTCACCGTGTCCATCGGGTCCGCCTCCTTGTCGCTGGTCATGCGGCAACGATCCCCGCAGGACGGTGCCGGGCGCGTCCGCCGAAGGTCGTTGCCCGGTGCGACGTACGGCGCGACGACGGGAGCGGTGCGAGGTGTTCGTACGGATTGTCCGCTTCGGGCGGGCGGAACAGCGGCGCGGGCGGCGGTTGGTCCGTCATCGAAGGTCGCGGGGGCGAAGGCCGGACGTCAGGTGCCGAGACCGGCGTCGCGGGCGAGGAGGGCCGCCTGGACACGGTTCTCGCATTCCAGTTTGGCGAGGATTCGGCTGACGTACGTCTTCACGGTGGCCTCGCTCATATGCAGCCGCCTGCCCGTGTCGGCGTTGGAGAGGCCCTCGCCGAGCAGCGCGAGCACCTCGTGCTCGCGGTCGCTCAGCCGGTCGACCCGGGCCCGGGCCGCGCCGCCCCGGGCCGCCGCGCGGCCGGAGGCGAGCTGGTCGACGACATGCCGGGTGGCCGCCGGGGAGAGGTACGCCTCCCCGGCGGCGGCGGCGCGGACCGCGCCGATCAGTTCGGCGGGCGCGGTGTCCTTCAGCAGGAATCCGGCGCCACCGGACTCCAGCGCGCGCAGGACGTTGTCGCGTTCCCCAAAGGTGGTGAGGATGATGACAGGGGTGCCGGGGGCGGTCCGGCGCAGTTCGGCGAGGGCGGTCAGCCCGTCCATGACCGGCATCTGGATGTCGAGGAGGACGACGTCCGGGGCGTGCGCGCGGGTCAGTTCGATCGCGGCGCGGCCGTCCGGCGCCTCGGCCACGACCTCGATACCGGGGTCCGAGGTGAGGATCAGCCGGATGCCCGCCCGGATCAGCGGTTCGTCGTCCGCGATGACGACCCGGACCCCGGACCCCGTCATATCCACCCCAGTTCCCCGGCGGTCCGGTCCCCCGGTCCGCGATCGTCCTGCCCCGAGACAGGGCTAGATCTTCACCTCGTACGACTTCTTCTCGATCAGTCTGCCGTCCTTGAAGCAGAACCGGAAAACGGCCTCGGTGCTCCAGCTGCTGCTCATCTCCTCCGACACGACCACCAGACAGCTCGCCCCGGCGGGCGCGGCGGGGGCTTCGCCCTTCTGCCGGATGTCCTCGTGGAGGAAGTGTTCGCCGTCCGGGAGCCGCTCACGGG includes:
- a CDS encoding TetR/AcrR family transcriptional regulator translates to MTGPPPARPPAGPAGTGKGERKRGELLDAAETVLLASGYPELSMRAVATAAGVRLGHLQYYFPTRPDLVAALLDRVLRRSLERLDPLLAAAPETLDATGLVRALLADQDDPALVRLFTELWALAALDETVATAVRAFYHDYRERLTEHIRRHRPALPDADRRARAEVFIMLIEGASLFRSGITSRRSPESDARLLATAVALLTAPAD
- a CDS encoding saccharopine dehydrogenase family protein, with product MNHAPHDQLTHDPDGPVLLVGGYGTVGAELTRMAAPHWPLLLAGRTVARGADLARETGATTVRWDLADPEPFASAVRAVVSVVNDPDDRVLRAALDGGVPYVDLTRWTARVQRAVTVAALRRPTAPVLLSSAWMGGVISLAVAALAHELGGADTVDVAIRWDLNDRAGTDSVEFMDRLGLDYEIVEDGRRRSVAPLGDARRVRIGAFPTRVARIDTPEQFTLPLTLGTTTAVTRIGFDSAASTTALLAAKRIGFFRWGRGDRFTSARRSLLYAPGDGGTALVRVDVTHGGRTRTATLTDPAGQAHLTAVGGLLGLHRVLGADGAPTPTGVVLPEQTPLPDGVAAALAAQGVTLDTARDRTAERAA
- a CDS encoding AfsA-related hotdog domain-containing protein, whose product is MTTSCDQTSLLGAPAPGHPCRYDTVPPRLVDRERPENVLFASAAFDGERITAVPRPTAGHPYFGDRPEGQDGVDLRTILEMGRAAAFLAFEAVGDRRAGMCVAIARARLIRPAPSVVPAPRPGEPGGPGGYVMRRARLRDTFWSFAATHSTGSPGAPSAGSCEGRATILDSRRLAALRAEERRLRIAALRAERPDDGPAGSATPGEVGRRRPENVFVAGVRHTPDGTRALLRVPAAHPVVHDPAYDHLPALALADAALQLVHARHGGRVEVREIDLRPTRFCETDLPVRLSLGSTGTRPGELRFEAVQGGMTVARAQLVTVGV
- a CDS encoding AMP-binding protein: MPDQHRFVENTLAVLAARPDAEAVVQGPRRITAGEFRALVLRTARALRRRGLRRGDGVALLGRNSPEVIAVRYAAHLLGCRVGHLSTGLTAKALAAGVEDIGARVLIADPASAGLVAAAPDLAAVPDVLALGPGGHGDDLLALAARESADPVESPTAPDDPCAIHHTGGTTGPPKGICRTYGQIGGIIAAPLPPTLAEVPDGERLLVCTTLTMFGGFLADRVLARGGTVVLQDGFDAAAVLDAVERERVTRLFLPPPLLYALIDHPAVGDHDLSGLRVLLYGASPASPARLADALRTLGPVLVQHYGQNEAGSISLLAAADHDPARPELLRSVGRPLPGVSVEIRDPAGRVLPTGRVGEIWVRSPGLMSGYWKRPDLTAEALRDGWLRTGDLGRFGPTGLLTLTDRIKDVIVVDTVNVYTTEIEHTLDAHPEVLHSAVYGVPDADGVEEVHATVVRAPGAAVDAEALRAWARREQSSVYRLARVAFTDRLPLTEGGKPDKRLLRRLTGTPAGSLPGTPATSLPGDRT
- a CDS encoding class I SAM-dependent methyltransferase, translated to MTDALTAVERTSLLTAATRGREHARPDRLYSDPYAARLAGDAGLALLTEAARIIRPDGRVRAMVSTPDFGVIRTRLFDDFLRAGTTSGRASQIVLAASGMDTRVYRLPWPPGTRLFEIDRPPVLAHKAERLREVAPRADHRTVPADLVTDDWEPALLAAGYDPARPSLWVLEGLLHYLPPAEVHRLLDRVAAMTAPGSGIAADVAGARALTCESMRPLWELFARWGSPFRFGDDHPVELFARHGFSVGATEPGAGDTAAYGRWPDPVPEPSRTDVARGFYVRGTRNGPQDDSRDGLPG
- a CDS encoding helix-turn-helix domain-containing protein; its protein translation is MGATAGLSPEFDRLDRAGLALRLAEQPLRTLPAGRGEAAAFDDRLTGILRVGRPDTAERIVAVHLGPVPATGAEREVLLGTLRVWLDNGCPAARAAEALYCHRSTVLNRIARICELTGVPPESAAARPGWPLALRALPLVKAAETSGAGFAND
- a CDS encoding Clp protease N-terminal domain-containing protein, which codes for MTSDKEADPMDTVTAQAHWRVAGVMGAAWGAVPDGSDTIATEHLLAGIAGTRSDAAKALSVAGATVTAQLAVLRDHHDGAAVWDSTDDTDTSVPSVELLGDDGDKRRRLSGAAVRALTHAMDQARSAGSDHYTTEHLLRGLLADGTSRAARMLTLCGTDATEVLRRLDQGDFEPADDGLPPQLWPTRDTLLGRRSPTATSLWRRLLLRLAKGANLAASPVSWLGFDAVQQAGTLKQPLGTEHLLLSVLATHEVAVRYPHLAMAGASADGDGADVADRFAGGAALHALGVDYLTVRRAVERDGHQLGEDDRDPDTYLEAFEGGDGTGPLTRSLLHGENRARRLLITLGFPV
- a CDS encoding response regulator transcription factor codes for the protein MTGSGVRVVIADDEPLIRAGIRLILTSDPGIEVVAEAPDGRAAIELTRAHAPDVVLLDIQMPVMDGLTALAELRRTAPGTPVIILTTFGERDNVLRALESGGAGFLLKDTAPAELIGAVRAAAAGEAYLSPAATRHVVDQLASGRAAARGGAARARVDRLSDREHEVLALLGEGLSNADTGRRLHMSEATVKTYVSRILAKLECENRVQAALLARDAGLGT